The region ATCGGCGGCGAAGAGACAATGCATGAGTGCGGACGGCGTTTGAGAGAGGAGGCCCGCTCGATCGAGCGGACCTCCCTGTTTGGATGCTGTTGACATCAATGTTTTGCGAGCTGTTTCGCCTATTTCTTCTCCGGCGGAGCCGACTGGCTGCCCTGATGCGGCTGGCCCGGCGAGCTGTAACCACCTTGACCGGGGCGGTTTCCCTGCTGCGTCGGTTGGGTGGAATGCTGTCCGCTGGACGGGGTTCCCTGTTTTGTTCCCTTGTTCGGATCCGGCTGATTGGGTTGATTCATCCTTGGTTGATTCATTGCAAATACTCCAGGATTGCCGGCAGGGCACTTCGTTCGCTTTCGCGGTGCCGGCAGTCAGTTAGGAGGCTCCAACGGCAGGGCAAGGTTGCCCGAAATGGAGAGGCCGCCGGGGTGGCGGCCATACGTGCTGAGAATCGTGTGCAGCGGGGAAGAAAGTTTCCCCAGAAGCCCGTCCCGGGCTTCTGCAGCAACTAGTCGCGGTAACCGGCGCTGACGGCGATCTTGTGACGGCCCTTGGCGCGGCGACGGCTGAGAACCGCGGCTCCGGCCTTGGTCTTCATGCGGCTCAGAAAGCCATGGGTCTTGGAGCGGCGACGACGGTTGGGTTGAAAGGTACGCTTCGGCATGGAACTAAACTCCTCGGGAGGCAGGAGGCGTCCTGCCGGATCTTTTCGCTTATTGCAGCAATTACTGATTGTACCGTATCGGACGGGATTTTCACAGGGGGAGTGGGCTTTCTGTTCCAGTACGGGGATGCGCCGGTTCTGAACTCCATCTCGGAGATCGAGAGGGGGCACCCGGCACGATGCAGGAGTGCCTGGATCCGTTGTACGGGAGACATCCTGCAAAACCCACCTCGGCTTCGCGAAGGTGGGCGCCCGGTCTGTCCCGGTATGGAGAGTGTGACTCCGCACCTGTTTTCGACTCATCCTGGGTTGACGCACGAGGACACTTTGCCAGGAGCGCTGCGTTTCCGGAGAGAGGATGGAATCGTGTGCGGCGAAAGGGCCTCACGGTATCACAAAGGGGCGATGACGGGTATAGACAAATGGGGTTAATTCATCGATTTTCGCAGGATGAAAGGCAGGTTTTTTCATGCTTCACCGGGAATGGTGCAACTCGAATTTTTTTGTCCTGCAGCGCTTGAAATGAGTCATGTTTCCCGTGCTACTATCGAACCCGATTCGCAAGACGTTTTACGCAGATTCAGCAGCTCCGCATTCTGCCTCATGTTGCACTACTCCTCTTCCTCAACGCAGTGATTGCGCATCGAAGAGAATTCTAGCGAGACAGAGTTTGTCACCACTTGCCGTGATGGCGAGAGGAACATCTGTTTGCTGGTTTGATTTTTTTTTCGCTTAGGGCAATGACGATGATCGCGGGAGCCGCTGGTTTTAAACACACGGAACAGAAGAAGGAAGTATAAGAATGTCATTCGTTCCTACGGCTACCGCCGTGCTGAATTATTGGGTTCGTATCCTTGCCGCGCTCGAGAAGAAGATCAATCGTCAGTCGTACGAGACATGGCTGAAGCCGACCCGCTTCTCACACCTCGAAGGCAAGAAACTTTTTGTGCGGATCCCGTCCGCCGATTTCCAGCACATCGGCGATCGTTATGCGGACCTGATCCAGGAGGCGATCGACAACCTCACCCTGGATGTGGAAGTGGTGGAGTTCATCACAGCCGAGCAGGATCCGCGAACGCCGAAGGTACGCGAGGATGGAGGCTTTGCCCCGGTGCCGAGCCACAGCCAGAGTGCGCCGAAGCAGGGCAGGGCGGGCTCGCTGAGCCAGGGCACGCCGGCGGCTCCCGGACCGGAGCAGTCACGGTTTGATTGGAATACCGCCTCGCAGTTGAACTCGAAGTATGTCTTCGACGCCTTTGTGGTGGGCAGCGGAAACCAGTTTGCCACTGCAGCCGCGCAGGCCGTGGCCGAGAGGCCGTCGAAGGCCTACAACCCGCTGTTCCTGTACGGCGGCGTGGGGATGGGCAAGACGCACCTGATGCATGCGATCGGCCACGAGG is a window of Edaphobacter sp. 12200R-103 DNA encoding:
- the rpmH gene encoding 50S ribosomal protein L34 translates to MPKRTFQPNRRRRSKTHGFLSRMKTKAGAAVLSRRRAKGRHKIAVSAGYRD